The genomic window CGAAAAGGGGAAAGACTGCACTCTTTTAAGCCCCTGGTACGGTAAAGAGCTTGAGGTGATTGACTTAGCAACCAATAAGCAAGTCCCTGTTAGCCGTAAGGGTGAAAAGCACACATTCAAAACCGTTCCAGACAACCGTTATAAAGTTCAGTGCAAAACTGATTGATATAGGATTGTTTTAGAGTTCTATCACGTGATAGCATTTAGGGGACTTATGACGATAATTTTTAACACGAGGGAGCATTATGCCGCAATATGATGGGATTGAATTAGTAAAATTAGTCTGCAACAACGAATTTAAGCCTCGCTGGGAATCGTACACACTCGGCGAACTGGACCCGGAGTGCGTTCGCGTAAAGAACGAATTAACAGCCGCCAAGCATGGCACAGAAAAGGGCGAAATACTTGGTACCGCTTCTTATATGAACTTTCCGATGCACGGCACCGCATTTGACCGTTCTAAAGCTACTCCATTCGACGCAACAAAATGGCAAGACACCGGTAACACCTCTGTAGGTACCGTTATAGCGGTCGGAAAAGAAGTAAAGCACTTAAAGGAAGGCGACCGTGTTTACAACCCTGGCCGCTTCCAAACTGTCGCTGACTTCCATAATGCTAAAAAGCTGGATGGGATAAGCCCTGAGGCAGCTTGCTGTATGGATCCTGCCGATTTCGCTATCGCTGCTGTGAGAGATGCGAAGATTTGTATCGGCGATAACGTCATTGTTTTCGGCATGGGCGCGATTGGCCTCTTTACCGTTCAATTCGCTAAATTACAAGGGGCATTGAATGTAGTTGCAGTCGATCCGATACCTGCCCGAAGAGAATTGGCGCTTCAACATGGCGCAACGAAAGTTGTCGATCCTAAAGAAGTCGCTGATTTTGGCGTTGCTGCCCGTGAGTGGTTCGAAAACGGGGCCGATGTAACAATCGAAGCCAGCGGCAACTATATAGCGCTCAATCAATGCCTCCAGGCAACCTGCTATAGGGGTAAGGTTGTTCCTTTGTCGTTCTATCTGGGCGATGCGAAAGGTGTTTATCTTGGCGAAGAGTTCCACTTTAATCTGTTGAATATCATCTCTGCCCGTGCCTGTAGCGACCCGCAACGCGAGCTTTATTGGAATGAGCAGAGATTCTTCCAAACACTCCGAACCCTATACAAACAGGGCACAATCAAACCCTACGGCCTACCCAGCCCAATTACAACCATGGACAAACTCCCCGAAGCCTACGGCAAAATCTACCACGCCCCCAACGAGGTCGTAAAGGTAGCAGTTAAGTATTAGAGGGAGTAGGGGATCGAAGCTAAAATCAAACTTCGAATAAGGCTTAAGGCGAAAGGTTATCACCTTCTTTGCCTTAAGCCTTAAGTCTTTCTCCCCTAAACAAGCCACCAATGTTCTGGAATAATGGCTTCTATGTTAAAATCGCGTTGGTCTTCGGGGAGTGATGCTAAAAGCTCATGGGCTTTTTGGCCGATGGCTTCGGCGCAGAGAGTGCAATTGAGCTCCCCGACTTTGGCGGAGGCGTGTTCACGGGGGTCAAGACCGTGAACACCCCATTTGTCAACGCTCTCTATAACGATTGCTTCATCCCCCAATTCAGCCATGTCCACCAACTCGGGG from bacterium includes these protein-coding regions:
- a CDS encoding zinc-binding alcohol dehydrogenase, which produces MPQYDGIELVKLVCNNEFKPRWESYTLGELDPECVRVKNELTAAKHGTEKGEILGTASYMNFPMHGTAFDRSKATPFDATKWQDTGNTSVGTVIAVGKEVKHLKEGDRVYNPGRFQTVADFHNAKKLDGISPEAACCMDPADFAIAAVRDAKICIGDNVIVFGMGAIGLFTVQFAKLQGALNVVAVDPIPARRELALQHGATKVVDPKEVADFGVAAREWFENGADVTIEASGNYIALNQCLQATCYRGKVVPLSFYLGDAKGVYLGEEFHFNLLNIISARACSDPQRELYWNEQRFFQTLRTLYKQGTIKPYGLPSPITTMDKLPEAYGKIYHAPNEVVKVAVKY